One genomic segment of Mytilus trossulus isolate FHL-02 chromosome 4, PNRI_Mtr1.1.1.hap1, whole genome shotgun sequence includes these proteins:
- the LOC134716191 gene encoding probable tyrosine-protein phosphatase F54C8.4: MPPPDRWDQYGSIGEVINGTKFVAFKVPLKKELLSTVHEKERFGPEDVIEKLKDKGKELGLVIDITYTDKYYHKGEFCRKNVEHEKIYTYGHVVPTDAVVYRFFDVVEKFIKRNQKEEMVIGVHCTHGVNRTGYIVCRYMVERLGIDPTEAMEAFKQARGHPIERQNYIDDLLTRKHNPDYVIGDHPPVLKAENANKSKKDNSDRYKPWLRHKKHDKAPSSTVEVEEDKQYQNDFQTLQLNNSHAFNESHQRGYHSYDRTNNYGGERSSGYDRQNNYGGERSSGYDRQRNYGGERSSSYDRRNNYGRERSHNDSHYHNRREELKPYHRTLKSSRSYPPHDHHSYEKDNNYSRTSKHNYNSQPNLHIRGNKY; this comes from the exons ATGCCACCACCAGACAG gtGGGACCAGTATGGTTCCATTGGTGAAGTGATAAATGGTACCAAGTTTGTGGCATTCAAAGTTCCATTAAAGAAG GAATTACTTTCAACTGTTCATGAGAAGGAAAG gTTTGGTCCTGAGGATGTGATAGagaaattaaaagacaaagGAAAAGAATTGGGACTAGTTATAGATATAACTTATACTGATAAATACTATCACAAAGGA gaattttgtagaaaaaatgttgaacatGAAAAGATTTATACCTATGGTCATGTTGTACCAACAGATGCTGTTGTTTACAG atttttcGATGTTGTAGAGAAATTCATCAAGAGGAATCAAAAGGAAG AAATGGTGATAGGTGTGCATTGTACACATGGAGTAAACAGGACTGGTTACATAGTTTGTAG gtACATGGTTGAGAGATTAGGCATTGATCCTACTGAGGCTATGGAGG CTTTTAAACAAGCCAGAGGTCATCCAATTGAAAGGCAAAACTATATTGATGATTTACTCACACGGAAACa taaCCCTGATTATGTGATAGGTGATCATCCTCCAGTCCTTAAAGCAGAGAATGCgaacaaaagtaaaaaagacAACAGTGACCGATATAAACCCTGGCTGAGACACAAAAAACATGACAAGGCTCCGTCAAGCACTGTGGAAGTGGAAGAAgataaacaatatcaaaatgattttcAGACTCTGCAACTGAATAATTCTCATGCATTTAACGAAAGTCATCAAAGGGGATATCATAGTTATGACAGAACGAATAATTATGGCGGAGAAAGATCAAGCGGTTATGACAGACAGAATAATTATGGCGGGGAAAGATCAAGTGGTTATGACAGACAGAGAAATTATGGCGGGGAAAGATCGAGTAGTTATGATAGAAGAAACAATTATGGCAGAGAAAGATCTCATAATGATTCACATTATCATAATAGAAGAGAGGAGTTAAAGCCATATCATAGGACGTTAAAGTCTAGCAGGAGTTATCCTCCCCATGATCATCATTCATatgaaaaagataataattattCAAGGACgtcaaaacataattataattcTCAACCTAATCTACATATACGTGGAAACAAATATTAA